A window of the Desulfobacula toluolica Tol2 genome harbors these coding sequences:
- a CDS encoding DUF294 nucleotidyltransferase-like domain-containing protein: protein MKKSDIYPFSVLSNQEQTKLYSAFSYEKLKKGTVLFVQDITKVEKLYILSKGLAQYYYALNHTNILTGELRPGNNFGGISILLNDAIAIRSLNVLEDSVFLTLKADIFLAACKTNSKFQDYFTNEFGKCMLNKSFAGIIARQINDKEFNLPFFNQPIRSIFKPNISTCPMETSIESAALKMSQNNTSAMLIKKNKHTIHGIVTDADLKNKGIAKNLDLSEPVSTIMSSPLVSISADCQVFEAFLSMVEHDKRHLVVRGQSGDITGIISEKDLIYAQSQSTHLLIKTVQSASTIREIENIHSKLENMLVDPIKNGANPEYITRLITAFSDAIIDKIIVFSLEKMGPAPCKFTFLTMGSEGREEQTLISDQDNAIVYEDTDDPKTAKNYFDGLANLICDQLDMAGYRFCEGNNMAKNPKWCQPLSRWKNYFNTWIKTSNPENLLHSSIFFDFRGTWGDLTIAEDLKHYLLDAIAGWSGFLRNLTENTLYFKPPINFFGKLVVETQGAQKGSLDLKLAMLPIIDFTRVYALKNGISHPNTLTRLFRLYTKHALTDKEYKDIVRAYNYMMQLRFLRQITTIMDEKKSPDNYINPHNLSAIDRTLLKEIFKLTDNLQQKLGIEFTGVA, encoded by the coding sequence TTGAAAAAATCAGATATTTATCCATTTTCAGTGCTTTCAAATCAGGAACAAACCAAACTGTATTCTGCTTTTTCCTATGAAAAACTCAAAAAAGGCACTGTCCTTTTTGTACAGGATATCACAAAGGTGGAAAAACTTTATATCCTCTCCAAAGGCCTTGCCCAATATTATTATGCACTCAACCATACAAACATACTGACCGGAGAATTACGGCCCGGAAACAATTTTGGCGGCATTTCAATTTTATTGAATGATGCAATTGCCATCAGGTCTTTAAATGTTCTTGAAGATTCTGTTTTTTTAACCCTTAAGGCGGATATTTTCCTGGCCGCCTGCAAAACAAATTCAAAGTTTCAAGATTATTTTACCAATGAATTTGGAAAATGCATGTTGAACAAATCCTTTGCCGGAATCATTGCAAGACAGATCAACGACAAGGAGTTCAACCTGCCCTTTTTCAATCAGCCCATACGGTCTATTTTTAAGCCAAATATTTCCACATGTCCCATGGAAACAAGCATTGAAAGCGCTGCCCTTAAAATGAGCCAAAATAATACCAGTGCCATGCTGATAAAAAAAAACAAGCACACCATTCATGGCATTGTAACTGATGCGGATCTTAAAAACAAAGGCATTGCAAAAAACCTGGATCTGTCTGAACCTGTTTCAACCATCATGTCCTCCCCCCTTGTTTCAATTTCAGCGGACTGCCAGGTTTTTGAAGCATTTTTATCCATGGTTGAACATGACAAGCGGCACCTGGTTGTTCGTGGTCAATCCGGTGATATTACCGGTATCATCAGTGAAAAAGACCTTATTTATGCCCAGTCGCAATCCACGCATCTGCTGATAAAAACCGTTCAATCGGCCAGCACCATACGGGAAATTGAAAACATTCATTCAAAGCTTGAAAACATGCTGGTTGACCCAATCAAGAACGGAGCCAACCCCGAATATATAACACGGCTGATCACTGCGTTTTCAGATGCCATCATTGATAAAATAATTGTCTTCTCGCTTGAAAAAATGGGGCCTGCGCCTTGTAAATTTACCTTCTTAACCATGGGGTCTGAGGGCCGTGAAGAACAAACCCTGATATCCGACCAGGACAACGCCATTGTTTATGAAGATACAGACGATCCAAAAACGGCAAAAAACTATTTTGACGGCCTGGCAAATTTGATCTGCGACCAGCTGGATATGGCGGGATACCGGTTCTGTGAAGGCAATAACATGGCAAAAAATCCGAAATGGTGCCAACCCCTGTCTCGTTGGAAAAACTATTTTAACACCTGGATTAAAACCTCAAATCCGGAAAATTTGCTTCATTCCAGCATATTTTTTGATTTCAGGGGAACCTGGGGGGATCTGACCATAGCGGAAGACTTGAAACACTATCTTCTGGATGCAATTGCAGGCTGGTCAGGTTTTTTACGCAACCTTACGGAAAACACACTTTATTTCAAACCACCCATCAATTTTTTCGGCAAACTTGTGGTAGAAACCCAGGGGGCTCAAAAAGGGTCTCTGGATTTAAAACTTGCCATGCTTCCGATCATTGATTTTACACGGGTGTATGCCCTGAAAAACGGAATTTCTCACCCCAACACCCTTACAAGACTGTTCAGACTCTATACAAAACATGCATTAACAGACAAAGAGTACAAAGATATTGTAAGGGCCTATAATTATATGATGCAATTAAGATTCTTAAGACAGATCACCACCATCATGGATGAAAAAAAAAGCCCGGATAATTATATTAACCCCCACAACCTTTCAGCCATAGACCGGACTCTGTTAAAAGAAATTTTTAAACTGACCGACAATCTTCAACAAAAACTGGGAATTGAATTCACAGGGGTCGCTTGA
- a CDS encoding DUF748 domain-containing protein, with protein sequence MKALFLRKTSLIPVAVILLYTLVGFFLLPIVGKNILMNKLSTLLNREVFIEKIFINPYTFTSTIDVLIVKEKNKAATENNKDVFFSADKISADLSFFSLFAFTLGISDISLESPYVSIVQNQDGSFNFSDLLNSGKQDETLSKEKDKNKDKNDDQKSAGELINFVLKNVNIVQGEIRFKDKANDVSHLMENFSLSLPLLSSRQKNRHEKSKLDIGFTLNQSKTDIHVESTPFAEDLATQVDIRTLDIDLIHYLSYLSMPENIRLKKMDLNLDLNLDFHAAYSKADSKNSLVVQGTINALNAIVNGGVEEEIIKIPLLTIDISPSDVLANQLNISKILMATPQLNVNRDKTGKINLLDYLSKDNENLKEEKKEDKKTANAGHNFFSLNLEDFEIKDAAVSFQDFSTETAVKCTMNLLAGAKVSQKSNTLNMTINTPEFSMQSLVFSDQQSKEEMINIPEFKIKGAVIDVGNKKIDTGTITARNGNILLKRDKDGQINIIKSVMPVQESRQPANTAGKTTAVSSGEKESLWDVTMNSFDATGFAVQFNDLTNTDPVKIDLSNISINAADLKTQGEQKGLVAVQMDWGREGRISIKGNAVPSMLSAGLDVNLKKIDIKSLQPYFTNFVRVLVTDGHLNTKGTLDLDMSGTRNNNITFAGETSLTNFICLDKQTATDFFKCNSLYFSGLDVSLFPVKVTVKDISLTDFYSRIIVSNAGEINLNTIFKQDTPEDHGKGQTSKQESKQENKQKTAASETPQIRVDSITLQGGDISFSDYLTQPNFTAGMKQIAGSVTGLSSDEQSRAKLSLKGLHGNSSPLDIAGTINPLAAKKFADINISFKDIELVNFTPYSSRYLGYKIEKGKLILDLEYTIDGSTLKSENRVQFDNFFLGERVESKDATSLPVGLAISLLKNRDGRINLDLPVSGQLDDPEFKIGSIVLKMISNLILKVVTSPFSIIGAMFGGGEDLGFVEFEYGDSAINPSDYEKLDKLAQILQEKTSINLEIQGIYDNIRDAEVLRKKGFEDLIKAEKIKELSASGSDTGTLKDVVILKEDLQYYIDMAYAVAQFPKPRDEAGNEKEIGIEEKTKLLMTNINVGKDDLRLLSMNRSENIKAYLLSTGKVEKQRIFLLEPMENKSSNTDRTSEVKFLLK encoded by the coding sequence ATGAAAGCTTTATTTTTAAGAAAAACAAGTTTAATTCCGGTTGCCGTTATTTTGCTGTATACCCTGGTTGGATTCTTTTTGTTGCCAATTGTTGGAAAGAATATCCTGATGAACAAATTAAGCACTTTGCTGAACAGGGAGGTCTTTATTGAAAAGATTTTTATCAATCCTTATACTTTTACATCGACAATTGATGTCCTGATTGTGAAAGAAAAAAATAAAGCTGCAACAGAAAACAACAAAGACGTTTTTTTTTCCGCAGACAAAATATCAGCTGATTTAAGCTTTTTTTCCCTGTTTGCCTTTACCCTTGGCATATCTGATATTTCTTTGGAAAGTCCCTATGTGAGTATTGTTCAAAACCAAGACGGCTCGTTTAATTTCTCAGATCTTTTAAATTCCGGCAAACAAGATGAAACGCTTTCAAAGGAAAAGGATAAGAATAAAGATAAAAATGACGATCAGAAGAGTGCAGGGGAACTAATCAATTTTGTTTTAAAAAATGTCAATATTGTTCAGGGTGAAATCCGGTTCAAGGATAAGGCAAATGATGTCTCTCATCTTATGGAGAACTTTTCTTTGTCCCTTCCTTTGTTAAGCAGCAGACAAAAAAACAGGCATGAAAAATCAAAACTGGATATTGGTTTTACCTTAAACCAGTCAAAAACTGATATTCATGTTGAATCAACGCCATTTGCAGAAGACCTTGCCACGCAGGTGGACATCAGGACATTGGATATTGATTTGATTCACTATCTTTCCTATCTGTCAATGCCTGAAAATATCCGGTTGAAAAAAATGGATCTTAACCTGGATCTTAACCTGGATTTTCATGCTGCCTATAGCAAAGCAGATTCAAAAAATTCGCTCGTGGTTCAGGGAACCATCAATGCATTAAACGCGATTGTAAATGGGGGTGTTGAAGAGGAAATAATTAAAATCCCGTTATTGACGATTGATATTTCACCGTCAGATGTTTTGGCAAATCAATTAAATATTTCAAAAATTTTAATGGCCACCCCGCAATTGAATGTAAACCGGGATAAGACCGGTAAAATAAATTTGTTAGACTATCTTTCAAAAGATAACGAGAATCTTAAAGAAGAGAAAAAAGAAGACAAGAAAACTGCAAACGCCGGGCACAATTTTTTCAGTCTCAACCTGGAAGACTTTGAAATCAAAGATGCTGCAGTGTCTTTTCAGGATTTTTCCACTGAAACAGCTGTTAAATGTACAATGAATCTTCTGGCAGGGGCAAAGGTATCACAAAAAAGCAACACCTTGAATATGACGATCAACACCCCTGAGTTTTCGATGCAATCCCTGGTATTTTCTGATCAACAGTCCAAAGAAGAGATGATCAATATTCCGGAATTCAAGATCAAAGGGGCAGTCATTGATGTGGGCAATAAAAAAATTGATACCGGAACGATTACCGCCCGAAATGGAAACATCCTGTTGAAAAGGGATAAAGACGGACAAATCAACATTATCAAAAGTGTCATGCCTGTTCAGGAATCACGGCAACCGGCAAACACTGCCGGTAAAACAACTGCTGTATCATCCGGGGAAAAAGAGTCCTTGTGGGATGTCACAATGAACTCTTTTGATGCAACCGGATTTGCCGTACAGTTCAATGATCTGACCAACACTGATCCTGTAAAAATTGATCTTTCCAATATCTCCATCAATGCTGCGGATCTTAAAACTCAGGGTGAACAAAAGGGCCTTGTTGCGGTTCAAATGGACTGGGGCAGGGAAGGGCGGATCAGTATCAAGGGCAATGCTGTTCCATCAATGTTAAGTGCAGGGCTTGATGTGAATTTAAAAAAAATTGATATCAAATCCTTACAGCCTTATTTTACAAATTTTGTAAGAGTTCTTGTCACAGACGGACATCTGAACACAAAAGGAACTCTTGATCTGGATATGAGCGGAACCCGCAATAATAACATTACGTTTGCCGGAGAAACATCCCTGACCAACTTTATCTGTCTTGATAAACAGACAGCAACGGATTTTTTTAAATGCAACTCATTATATTTTTCAGGACTTGATGTGTCGTTATTCCCGGTTAAGGTCACTGTAAAAGATATTTCACTGACTGATTTTTATTCCCGGATTATTGTCAGTAATGCCGGTGAAATTAACTTGAATACAATTTTCAAGCAGGACACACCAGAAGATCACGGGAAAGGCCAAACAAGCAAACAGGAAAGCAAGCAGGAAAATAAACAGAAAACAGCAGCATCTGAAACACCACAGATTCGCGTAGACAGTATCACGCTGCAGGGAGGGGATATCAGTTTTTCAGATTATCTGACCCAACCCAATTTCACAGCAGGCATGAAACAGATTGCAGGATCTGTCACCGGCCTTTCATCAGACGAACAATCCCGGGCAAAGCTTTCACTGAAAGGGCTTCATGGGAACTCTTCACCTCTTGATATTGCAGGGACCATAAATCCACTGGCTGCAAAAAAATTTGCAGACATCAATATCTCTTTTAAGGATATTGAACTGGTAAATTTTACTCCATATTCATCCAGGTATCTGGGGTACAAAATCGAAAAAGGAAAACTTATTTTAGATCTTGAATATACCATTGACGGGAGTACCCTTAAATCAGAAAATCGGGTTCAATTTGATAATTTTTTTCTGGGCGAACGTGTGGAAAGCAAGGATGCCACATCATTGCCTGTCGGACTTGCCATTTCCCTGTTAAAAAACAGGGACGGCCGGATTAACCTTGATCTGCCGGTTTCAGGCCAATTGGATGACCCTGAATTTAAAATAGGTTCCATTGTTTTGAAAATGATTTCAAACCTGATTTTAAAAGTGGTGACGTCACCTTTTTCAATAATAGGTGCCATGTTTGGCGGCGGGGAGGATCTGGGGTTTGTTGAATTTGAATATGGTGATTCAGCAATCAACCCGTCTGATTATGAAAAACTGGATAAACTGGCGCAGATCTTACAGGAAAAAACATCCATAAACCTGGAAATTCAGGGAATTTATGACAACATCCGGGATGCTGAAGTTTTAAGAAAAAAAGGCTTTGAAGATTTGATCAAGGCTGAGAAAATAAAAGAGTTGTCAGCTTCAGGAAGTGATACAGGAACATTAAAAGATGTGGTGATCTTAAAAGAAGATTTGCAGTACTATATTGATATGGCCTATGCTGTAGCGCAATTTCCTAAACCAAGGGATGAGGCCGGTAATGAAAAAGAAATTGGTATTGAGGAAAAAACCAAGTTGTTGATGACAAATATCAATGTCGGAAAAGATGATTTAAGACTTCTATCCATGAACCGGTCAGAAAATATAAAGGCATATCTGCTCTCAACAGGTAAGGTGGAAAAACAGAGGATTTTTCTGCTGGAACCAATGGAAAATAAAAGCTCAAACACTGACAGAACAAGTGAAGTGAAGTTTTTATTAAAATAA